ATATTAATGCCATAGGCGAGCTGGTTGAAATGGGCCTTCAGGAATCTATCGTTCGAAGCCAGGATCAAAAAAGCAGCATGATAACATCAATGGTTCTTATTGATGTGGTGGGTTTGATCATTGTGCTTCTGTTCTCGATGTATCTGATAAAAATTATAACTGGGCCGTTAAAACGATCAGTAGCAATGCTTCATGATATGGTTAAAGGAAAACTCAGTGGACGGCTTAATCTTGACCAGCGGGATGAAGTTGGTGTTCTAGCTGAGAATCTGGATTTGTTTGCTGATAATTTACAGCAGAATGTACTTGGGACTATGAAGAAGATCTCGGTGGGGGATTTGAGCCAATCATTCACTATTGATGATCCAGAGGACGAAATTACTCCGGTAATGAAAACGACGGTTGAAAATTTAAGTGCGCTGGTTGAAGAAGTGGATAATTTGTCCCAGGCTGCCGTTCAAGGGAAACTTGAAACGCGGGGAAGTTTGGATAAATTTGAAGGCGGCTATCGTGAAACTGTTGAGGGCTTTAATAATACCCTTGATGCTATCGTTGAACCACTCAATACTGCAGCTGGTTACATTGATAAAATTGGCAAAGGGCAGATTCCGGAAAAAATTACGGAACCTTATCAGGGTGATTTTGAAACAATCCGCAATAATATCAACGCCTGTATTGATGGTTTGGAAGGCCTTGTAGAAGGCAGTCAGGTAATTGAGCGAATGACGGTTAACGATTTCGATGCTCGGGTAGCGGGATCATACCAGGGGATCTATAAAAATATTGCTGATTCAGTCAACAAACTTGGTGTTCAGATTGGCATGATGATTGAAGTTCTGGAAAATGTATCCAATGGCGATCTAAAAGATCTGGAGAACTTAGAGAATATCGGCAGAATGAGTGATCAGGATCGACTCATTCCAACAGCACTTCAGATGATTAAGAACCTAAATTATTTAACACGAGAAACAGAGCTGTTGTCAAAATCTGCGATTGAAGGAGAGCTATCCAAGCGTGGCAATGCAGAGAAATTTACTGGTGAATATAAGAAGATTATTGTCGGGATTAATGAGACTTTAGATGCAGTGATTCAACCGATTAATGAGGCGTCTCAGGTTCTTCAGGAAATGGCCAGAGGAAATCTTTCTGTTTCAATGCAGGGAGATTATAGTGGAGATCATGCGGCTATAAAAATTGCTTTGAATGATACAATCAATAATCTGAAAGAATATGTCTATGAAATTTCTCGTGTCCTGGAGGAAATGGGAAATGGTAATCTAAATCAGGAAATTACTGCTGATTATTTGGGTGATTTTGTGTCAATCAAAAATTCTTTTAATAATATTATCAGTTCAATGAGCCAGGTTATGGGTGATATTGGCGATGCAGCCGAACAGGTAGCTTCCGGTTCCAAACAAGTATCGGATGGCAGTCAGGCCTTGTCTCAGGCTTCAACAGAACAGGCCAGCACGACTCAGGAAGTAGCAGCATCAATCACCGAAATTGCCGATCAGACTAAGCGGAACGCGACTAATGCCAATCAGGCCAATGAACTTTCTGCCGAAGCAAAACAGAAGGCCCTTGAAGGGAATAGTCAGATGTCAATGATGCTTTCTTCAATGGAAGAAATTAACCGGTCTTCCCAGGATATTTCAAAAATTATCAGGGTTATTGATGATATTGCATTCCAGACTAATATTCTGTCTTTAAATGCTGCGGTTGAAGCGGCACGGGCAGGAGAACACGGTAAAGGTTTTGCAGTGGTTGCTGAAGAAGTCAGATCGCTTGCGGCTAGAAGTGCAGAAGCGGCAAATAATACTACGATATTAATCGAAGGATCGATTGATAAGGTTAAAACTGGTACAGAGATTGCCAATGAAACTGCTGAATCTCTGGTGGAAATTGTTAAAGGGATTGAAAAATCAGCAGTACTGGTCGAAGAAATTGCTAAAGCATCAAATGATCAGGCATTTAGTATTACTCAGGTGAGTCAGGGAATTGAGCAGGTTTCCCAGGTGGTGCAAAATAATTCGGCAACAGCAGAACAAAGTGCAGCTGCCAGTGAAGAACTTTTCAGTCAGGCGGAAATGCTAAAAGAAATGGTTGCTGCTTTTAAAATAAAACAGCAGACATTGAATAAAAAGGTATCCCATAAGCCGGTTGAAAGCATAGCTAATGAGAGTTCGTTTGAATCGGAGTTTGTTTCAGAACCTGTAATCGACTTGGATGAAGGATTTGACAAGTATTAATTTAAATATTACATTTGAAATATGATGAAAACCATCTAAAACTATTGGATTATATGATTTAGTTTTAGATGGTTTTTTTAATTCCTTTCAATTTTAGAAGATATGGAGTATTATTAAGAAGAATGTAAAAAATATGAAAGCTTTTGGAAATGCTGGTTAGACGTTAAAAATAAATTGAAAAAAATATAATAAAAAATCGGGGAGATACTATGAGTGTGCAGATTGTTTTAGCAAGTCAATCACCGCGTCGAGCAGAACTGATGAAATTGATCACCGATGACTTTCAGGTAGAAGTGGCAGATGTAGATGAAAAGAAAATTGAAAAAAGTCTTTTCGACGGGCACAGACCTTCAAAAAAAATGGCGAGAGAGCTGGTAAAAATGCTGTCATTTGAAAAAGCAATGGCGGTTTATAAAAGCTATCCTGATAAATTGGTGATTGGGGCTGATACGGTAGTTGTTCTGGGAAAAGAAATACTAGGGAAGCCGCAGAATAAAGACCATGCCTATCTGATGATTAAAAAACTTTCCGGGAAAATGCATATGGTAATGACTGGTGTGACCTTAATTGAAAATGGCAAGTATGAACAATTTGTAGCCTGCTCAAGAATTCGTTTTCGTCCTTGGAATAAAGAGATGCAAAGGGCTGTGAATCATTACGTCGACACTGGAAAACCCATGGATAAGGCGGGGGCATACGGAATACAGGAAGAAGCCGGATTGTTTGTCAAATGGATAAAAGGCGATTACAACAATATTGTTGGTCTACCTGTTGGAGAACTTTATAAAAGAATATACAAATTGGAGAAATTTAAGTAAGTGGGAAAGTAATAGAAAGACTAAAGTAAGATTTTGACATGCGTTTTCCAATAGTTTTTTAAACGTGAAATAAATTTAGGAAGGGGAATAATATGGAGTTAATTTTAATTCGTCATGGCAAAGCGGAACAGAGAGGTTCTGTTTCACCGGACGAGAACCGTCAGCTGGTACCGAAAGGGATAGAAAAATTAGAACGGGATTTGCCATATTTACTGATTCATCTGAAAAACAGGTCGGAGGTTTTTTTATGGACAAGTGGAATACGGCGAGCCAGGGAAACCGCAGACCTGGTTTCTCGGATTTGTGACATCAAAAAGATCTACACAAAAGAGTTTTTAGAAACCGGTGAATATAAAGAATTATTGAAAAGTTTAAAAAATATGCCGGAAGAGGCGACGATTATCATGGTCGGCCATGAGCCAGACTTGTCTTTCTGGAGTGAAAGACTTTGTCGCAAAACTATTGTGTATAAAAAAGGCGGGGCGGCTATCATAAAAGTGGATAAAGAAGCAGAAATCAAAGGGAAACTGGTTCAGGCTTTGAAACCTGGTGAATTTCATCGTCTAACGAATGGAAAAAAAGTAAAGAAGGATTAACCATGAAAGATCGGTTTGTAATTAAGCAAACCGATCTTTTTAGTGCAAACGAAACTAACGTAATAAAATATTGCAGGACAGAAACAACTGAAACAGAGCATGATCTTGAATTTTTTCATAGTTGAGGCCGGTGAGTTTTTCGATGTTTTTTAATCGGTATACAACAGTATGACGATGAATATTAAGTGTCGTTGCTGCAGCTGAAATATTTTTACCATTTACAATATAGGCGCTGAGGCATAAAAGCAGTTCTTTGGTATAAGGATCATTCATATTAAGATTTTTCAGCTGAGGTGTAATCAGAAGGTCAAGTTCCGTATTTTTGTCAAGGATGTTCAGGACAAAGTCAGAATAAATATCTTCAAAGAAAGTGATTTTAAAGGCTCTTTCGTCACTGAATTCCTTTGAGACCTGACATTGTGCATAAGCCAGATTGAGCTCAAAGAGGTTATTAAAAACCATACTGGTTGTGGCTTGAAATTCGTTTTTCAAAAGAAAATTTCGAATTGGTTCAGTTTTATCACTTTTTTTAAGAAGCATTTCATAATCACAGACGAGTATTTCCGAATGATAAGAAAAGATAATTCTTTTATTAAACAGTTTAGAAAGCTGATTGATATAGCCATTCAAATTGTTGATCTGACTGGATGGACTAAAACACCATAAGAGAAAAGGATCGTTTATTTTTTTCCCTTTTTGTTCCAGGTGGTGGGCAAGAATATTGCTATCTATATAAGTTTTATTGAGTAGTCGATAAATATACCAGGGAGCTTCATGGTTTTTTCTGAATTCATCATTGATTTTAAGGGCATTTTCGATCATTTGCTGAACCAGGTATAGGTTGGTAAATTCAGAATCGGTAAATGGACAGATCAGTTCAGTCATTCCTAACGAACCAAAGATTTGTCCATTGACTGTGATAGGAGCAATCAGGCGTTTAATATTACCGAAGGAATCGGGAGACTGATAATAAAAGGGCATATGTTCGGACTTGAAATTTTCATTAAGGGCGATACTGTCGGCTTCCTTAAAAGAATAACCTTTATCCAAAACATGTTTCCAGATAGCATCAACCTTATCGGGGTCCTTTAGACTGGTATACATGAGGAGACCTTGAGAGTCATCAAATAAAGCAACGGGATTTTTAAGGTGGGCACAGGCAGCATCAAAAATGGTTTGTAAAGGTTGGCCATTAAAAATGTAATCATCAATACGGCTGGACCAGTTATGATAACGATCAAAGATTACCTGAAACACTTCAAAAATTTCGATTTTATCCGATTGTGAAGGCATAATGATAACAGACCATTGACTGGGAAGCTGAGTCTCATCGATATCTCCGAGACAAATGAAAGAAGCGCTTTCTTGTGATTTCAAGCTGATTAATTGTTGAGCGTTGATGAGATAAATAAATTCGTCACTTAAAGCATTATTTTTATGAAAAAAATGAATGCCGGAGAGATTCAACTTAATGTTTTGACTGGTGACAAGCCGTGTATCTGAAAAGGTAATCATTTCAAACAAGATTTGAATACTTAATTTCATTGTAACCTCCATCATGATTGTACAATATTGTATAAACAAAGGGCTTATTTTTTTATTATATGAATAATGACTTGTAAAAGCAAGAAGAATATAATAATGGAAAGTAACGAATGATAAGGATTACAAAGCTGAAATCATTCGAAAGAAGGAGAAGAATATGTTAAATTCTATTATCCAGGACGCGTTCACGTTGTTTAACCAAGGTGGAAATTTGATTGCTTATGAGTATACGGGCTATGAAAATGAGATTTTAGCATCAAAATCGACAGCATGGTTTGGGACAACATTGAATAATTCACCTATTTATGATGTTAAAGGACCTGAAGCTGCAAAATTTTTAACCTCAATTTGTGTAAACAGTTTTATGAAGATGAAGCCAGGTAGCATTCGTCATGCGGTTATGTGCAATGAAAAAGGCCAGATTCTCACAGATGGAGTGGTTATGATGATTGCGGATAATCATTTCAGAACCTATTGGTTAAATCCGGTGGTCGGCTATTATGCATCTATTTCCAAAATGGATATTGAAGGCGTTGATTTATCAGGTAAGGAATTCTTTTTTCAGTTGGCTGGCCCAAAATCTCTGGAAATTCTGGAACAGGCTTCAGAGAGTGATCTTCACGATATTGCCTTTACCAAACACCGAATGTCAAAAATTGCCGGAATTGATGTTAGAATCCTAAGACTTGGTATGGCAGGAACCCTGGGTTATGAAGTACATGGCGATATGGCAGATATTGAAACAGTCTATAATTGTATATGGGAAGTGGCGCAAAAATATGATGCAAAAAAACTGGGACAGGTTGCTTATACCATGAATCATACAGAAGCGGGATTTCCTAACATCAATATGCATTATCCGCTGCCATGGTATGAAACTGAAGGTTTGAAAGACTATCTTGCCACACGTCCGATGGAGGGTTTTTTTAATCTTAACCGCGTTCTTGTTGGCAGTGTTGGAAATGATCTGGAAAGCCGTTTTGTGACACCCTATGATTTGGGATGGGAGTACCTGATTAAATTTGAACATGATTTTCCCGGTAAAGCGGCTCTTGAAAAGATTGCACAGAATCCTGCAAGAACTTTGGTAACTCTGGAATGGCATCCCGATGATCTGGGTGAAATTTTTGCCTCTCAGTTTAGAGGACAAGACGTTGAGCCGTTTGAAACTATGGATGACCGTCCAATGGATATGTACTATAACAGTGGATTTTCGATGTTCTATCATGCCGACAAAGTTGTTGCTGATGGGAATGAGATCGGAATTTCCAGCGGTCGTCTGAATAGCTATTATTACAGACGGATGATTTCACTGGCCTTTATCAATCCTGAATATGCAGTTGAAGGAAAAGAATTTACACTTATATGGGGAACACCGGGAAAACCGCAAAAAGAAATTCGTGTTAAAGTTGCTCGTACACCATATATGAATTTGGAAAATAATAAAGAAATTGATGTGAATGAAATACCGAAGTTTAGTAAATAACAGTTACCATGAGTTTAGAATGGGACGTATTAAAAAAACAGCATTCTCGCAACGAGAATGCTGTTTTAATAACAATATCTTAATAATCCAGCGGATCTTCAACCAGATCCATTATAGCATTTTTAAAAGCTTCACAGGCAGTTTTACAATTAGCCTGAGTACCAGTTAAAATCACGCCACTCAAGTTCGAGTTGGTTGGCGGAGTGAAGAATTTAACTACTTCAACATCAGCAACGGTTAAAGCTTCATCAATTCCGACAATCCCTTCCAATGCTCCGGCAAATAAAAAAGCAATTGAAGAACCCATTGGCAAGTCGTAGGTTTCGGAAAAATATTTTCCGATTTTGGGCACCAATTGAGCATAAATCAGGTTTGAATCATCATCATTAACACTATAAACAGATGATTTATTTTCAGAATAATCTCTTATATAGCGAAGGCCGCTTTCAACGTCAGATACAGTTGGTCCGGTAATAACCCCAAAGACCTGACCATCATTGAGGCCAGCACCGTATCCGTAAAGCGTTTTAAGATAACAGACTTCTACATTGGCGGATTTGGTCGCTTCATCAGCAGCGCAATAGCCAACACCGTCATATTGGGTGGTGAATATTCCAATATCTATACAGCCCTCGGGCAGTTCAAATTCCTCGAGATAAATATCTTCAACATCGGTTAAAAGCTTACTGTAAACTAGATTACATTTCACACGGTCTCCGGTCATCTTAGATCTCCTTTAACTTCATTTTCTCTATCTTACCATTTTTTCAGGCATTCGTAAATTAAAATCATTGTTGCATAATGACAAAATTTATGTACAGACGAATAATAATCCTAGTAAAACGGTACTAAAATCTTATTGAACAGTTACGCAAGATAGCATATTAGATTTTTAGCTGGGCTATTATCTGTTAGTTATAACTAGAATGGATCAGCAGTGAGATTTAAAGTAAAATAAAAAGCTCAGACTAAATTGCCTGAGCTTCAAGATTATTTTGTTAAGAAAGCATGAACCGAACGGGCTGCTTCACGACCTTCATGGATAGCCCAGACAACCAGGCTTTGTCCGCGGTGCATATCGCCAGCGGTAAAGTATTTTTCCCGGCTGGTCTGATAACTTGCGTCACTAACAATGTTAGAACGACCATCGCGTTCAAGTTCAAGCTGATCGACTAACTGATCATCGGGACCTAAGAAGCCCATAGCCAGAAGAACCAGATCGGCATCAAGTACTTTTTCAGTGCCGGGGATCTCTTTCATGGTCATACGGCCACTATCATCTTTAACCCATTCAATAGAAACGGTATCCAAAGCAGTTACAGCGTCATCTCCCACCATCTTTTTGGTCGTGACGCAGTATTGACGGGGCTCATCACCGTATAAAGCAGCTGCTTCTTCCTGGCCGTAATCTAATTTATAGGTTTTAGGCCATTCCGGCCAAGGGTTATTCGCTGTACGCTCGAGTGACGGTTTTGGCATGATTTCCAGCTGAACCACAGATTTACAGCCATGTCTGATGGAAGTAGCAACACAGTCTGTACCGGTATCACCACCACCAATAACAACAACATTCTTATCTTTGGCAGAGATATAAGCATTGTCACTCAATCCTGAGTCTAACAGACTCTTTGTATTTGCCGATAAAAAGTCGATTGCGAAGTGAACGCCGGAAAGATTTCGGCCTTCGATAGGCAGGTCTCTAGGTTTAGTGGCACCACCGCAAAGTACTACGGCATCAAAGTTCTGGTCTAATTCAGAAACTGAATAGTCTTTTCCAACTTCGGTGGAAGTAACAAACTCGATTCCTTCTTCTTTCATCAGGTTAATACGGCGGCCAACGATTTTTTCTTTATCCAATTTCATATTGGGGATACCGTACATTAGAAGTCCGCCAACACGGTCTGCCCGTTCAAAAACGGTAACCAGGTGGCCAGCTTTGTTGAGTTCATCAGCGCAGGCAAGTCCGGCTGGGCCAGATCCGACAACAGCTACTTTTTTACCGCTGCGAACAGCAGGTGGAGCTGCTTTAATCCAGCCTTCTTCGTAAGCCCGGTCAATTATATTACATTCGTTGACTTTAATAGTAACCTGGGGTTCATTTAATCCGACAGTACAGGCACCTTCACATGGTGCCGGACAAACACGACCGGTAAATTCCGGAAAATTGTTGGTTTTCATCAGTCGTTTAAAGGCTTCTTCCCACAAGCCTTTATAAATAAGATCATTCCATTCCGGGATCAGGTTGTGAATAGGGCAGCCGGAAGCGCCGCCTGCTAAAAGAATTCCGGAGTGACAGTAGGGGACGCCGCAATCCATGCAGCGTGCTCCCTGAATTTCCTGTTTTTCTTTGGGCAGGTGGAGATGAAATTCATCCCAGTCTTTGATACGTTCCAGTGGCTCTCGATCATCCGGAACCTCACGTTTATATTCTAAAAATCCTGTTGATTTTCCCATGATTCGCCTCCTTTAATTGCCGCTTACGCGTGATAAATCATTGATGTTATCCTGGAAAGCAGCCATTAGGGCATCATCTCCAGTCAGTCCTTGTGCGGTTACCCGTTCCATGGCTTTTAGCATCCGATTATAGTCGCGAGGCAGTATTTTTGTAAACTTCGGTAGATATGCATCAAAATTGTCGATTATTTTCTGAGCCAGATCGCTTTTAGTGTATTGCAGATGTTTCTCGATCAAAGATTTTAAATAGCCAATTTCAGTAGGATCTGTCAGTTTAACCAGATCAACCATATCCTGATTGCAGTGGTTGGCAAAAGTCCCATCTTCATCCAGTACATAGGCAATCCCGCCTGACATTCCGGCAGCAAAGTTTCGGCCGGTCTGACCAAGAACAACCACTGTTCCTCCAGTCATATATTCACAACCATGATCGCCGATTGCTTCAACTACTGCGGTAGCACCACTGTTACGAACACAGAAACGTTCACCGGCAGCTCCTCTGATGAAGGCTTCCCCCTGAGTTGCGCCGAAGAAGGCGACATTTCCGACAATAATATTTTCTTCTGCTACAAAGCTGGCGTTCTTAGGCGGATAAACGATCATTTTACCACCGGATAAGCCTTTTCCGGAATAGTCATTGGCATCACCTTCCAGCTGAATGGTCATACCTTTAGGCATAAATGCACCCAAACTCTGACCGGCAGAACCTTTTAATTTGAGTTTGATGGTGTCTTCCGGTAAACCGTCAACGCCGTATTTCTTGGTAACTTCATTACCGATAACGGTACCGACCACACGATTAGTGTTTTTGATTTTTGCTGAAATCTTGACTGGCTTCTGATCTTCAATTGCTGGTTTGCATTGTTCAAGAAGTTCAGTTAAATCCAAAGACTGATCAATTCGGTGATCCTGTTCAATTTGGCAGTATTGTCCTACGTTTTTAGACACCTTAGGCTGATAAAGAATATTGGAGAAATCCAGCCCTTTTGCCTTCCAGTGGTCGATAGCGGCACGCATCTGCAGCTTATCAGAACGACCAACCATTTCATCGATGGTTTTAAAACCAAGTTCAGCCATAATTTCTCTTAATTCCTGTGCAATAAAGTACATGAAATTAACAATATGTCCAGGATCGCCTGTGAAGCGCTTACGCAGTTCAGGATTTTGTGTAGCAACACCGACTGGACAGGTATCCAGGTGGCAGACTCGCATCATGACGCAGCCAAGGATAACCAGCGGAGCAGTAGCAAAACCATATTCTTCAGCACCTAAAAGGGTAGCAACAGCAAGGTCTTTACCGGTTAAGAGTTTTCCGTCTGTTTCAACTTTGACCCGGCTTCGCAGGTTGTTTAATACCAGAGTCTGGTGGGTTTCAGCCAGTCCCAGTTCCCATGGCAGGCCGGCATGACGAATAGAGGTTCGTGGAGATGCTCCAGTACCGCCATCGTAGCCGCTGATTAAAATAACATCGGCACGGGCTTTGGCAACACCAGCAGCGATTGTGCCAACACCAACTTCTGATACCAGTTTAACATTGATCTTAGCTTCGCGATTGGCGTTTTTCAGGTCATGGATCAGTTCGGCCAGATCTTCGATCGAATAGATATCGTGATGAGGAGGTGGTGAGATTAAGCCTACACCAGGTGTCGAGTAACGGGTTTTAGCTACCCAGGGATAAACTTTTCTTCCCGGTAATTGTCCACCTTCACCAGGTTTAGCGCCCTGGGCCATTTTGATCTGAATTTCTTTGGCAGTGCTCAGGTATTGACTGGTAACCCCAAAACGACCTGAAGCGACCTGTTTGATGGCACTTAATTTAGAGTCTCCATTGGCTAAAGGAATAAGTCTTTCTAAATCTTCACCGCCCTCACCGGTATTACTCTTAGCACCAATACGGTTCATAGCAATGGCCAGCGCTTCATGGGCTTCCTTGCTTAGAGAGCCGTAAGACATGGCACCGGTTTTAAAGCGCTTGCAGATTGATTCAACAGATTCAACCTCATCAATAGAAATTGGACTCAAGTCTTTAAACTCCATTAGACCGCGCAGGGTACACTGCTTTTGTGTCTGCTCGTCGATTTGCGAAGTATAGTTTTTATAGAGCGCATAATCATTATTGCGGCAGGCATTCTGCAGGGTGTAAATAGTTTCCGGGTTATAAGTATGGAATTCTCCATCAGAACGCCATTGGAAATTTCCACCAGCATCCAGTGGCTGGTTATGAGTGAATGGGTTATTGTAAGCTTCATCATGACGTAATTGCGATTCCTTAGCGATTTCGTCCAGACCGATTCCGCCGATTCTTGATGGTGTTCGGGTGAAATAATCTTCGATAACTTCCTCATGAATTCCAATAGCTTCAAAAATCTGGGCGCCCTGATAACTTAAAATCGTAGAGATTCCCATTTTTGATAAAACTTTAATGACCCCTTTAACCGAGGCTTTCATATAGGTTTTTTCAGCTTTTTCAAAGCTGATGCCAGGTAGGATACCTGTTTTTACCATATCTTCAACTGTTTCAAAAACAAGATACGGATTGATAGCAGAAGCGCCGTAACCGATCAGCAGGGCAAAGTGATGAACTTCTCGTGGTTCACCGGACTCTACAATTAAGCTGACCTGAGTACGGGTACGGTTTCTGATCAGGTGATGATGCAGAGCAGCAACAGCCAGCAGTGAAGGAATAGGCAGTTCTTCTTTACTGGTAGCGCGGTCTGAAAGAATGATGATTGTAGCACCATTTTTAATCGCTTCATCGGCTTGATCAAATAATTGATTAAGCGCTTTTTTAAGTCCGTCACCGCCTGAACCACTTGGGAACAGAGTTTTTAAAGTGACAGAACGGAAATGTTCTTCGTCGAGGGCTCTGATTTTTTCCAGCTGGCAGTTATCAAGTATTGGGTGATCCAGCTGAATTTGACGACAGCTTTCCGGCACTGGATTAATCAGGTTGCCTTCACCGCCCAGATAAACTTCGCTACCGGTGATCAGTTCTTCACGGATGGCATCGATGGGGGGATTGGTTACTTGAGCAAACAACTGCTTGAAGTAGTTAAAGAGAAGCTGTGGTTTATCAGAAAGCACGGCTAGAGGCACATCATTACCCATCGCACCGAGAGGATCAACCCCGTCTCTGGCCATTGGTAGAATGATGTCCATCAATTCTTCATGATTATAGCCAAAGGCTTTTTGACGACACAGAAGTGATTCCAGTTCCGCATCAGCACAAGAATCGGTTTCCGGGAAATCGGACAGCTTTCTTAAATTTGCTGCTATCCATTCCTGATAAGGTTGTTCAGAAGCAACTTCATTTTTCAAATCCTCATCGTTGATGATTTGACCTTTTTCGGTATCGATCATCAGCATACGGCCTGGTTTTAGACGTTCTTTTAAAACAACGTCTTCTGGTGCAATATCGATAACGCCAACTTCCGAAGCTAAAATTACCAGATCATCTTTGGTGACATAGTATCTGGATGGTCGCAGACCATTTCGGTCAAGAACTGCTCCTAATCGGACACCATCGGTGAAGGCGACTGCTGCCGGTCCATCCCATGGTTCCATTAAAGCTGAATGATAGGCATAGAAAGCTCGTTTTTTCGGTGACATGGATTCATGTTTTGACCATGGTTCCGGAATCATCATCATGGCACTGTGAGCTAAAGACCGACCAGTCAGGCTTAAGAATTCAAAACAGTTATCAAATACGGCAGAGTCAGAGCCGTCGACATCGAGAACGGGGAAAGTTTTTTCCAGTTCGTTGTCAAATAACTCGCTCTGAAGCAGTGACTGGCGGGCATACATCCAGTTGACATTACCGCGGAGGGTGTTAATTTCGCCGTTGTGGATCATATAACGGTTTGGATGGGCGCGTTCCCAGCTGGGGAAGGTATTGGTACTGAAACGGGAGTGAACCATGGCAATAGCGGTGGTTACATCCTCTTCCTGCAGATCCTTGTAGAAGAGTCCGACCTGATCTTCAGTCAGCATGCCCTTGTAAACAACGGTTCTCGATGAAAAGCTGGCGGCATAGAAATAAAGG
This genomic interval from Eubacteriaceae bacterium ES3 contains the following:
- a CDS encoding glutamate synthase subunit beta yields the protein MGKSTGFLEYKREVPDDREPLERIKDWDEFHLHLPKEKQEIQGARCMDCGVPYCHSGILLAGGASGCPIHNLIPEWNDLIYKGLWEEAFKRLMKTNNFPEFTGRVCPAPCEGACTVGLNEPQVTIKVNECNIIDRAYEEGWIKAAPPAVRSGKKVAVVGSGPAGLACADELNKAGHLVTVFERADRVGGLLMYGIPNMKLDKEKIVGRRINLMKEEGIEFVTSTEVGKDYSVSELDQNFDAVVLCGGATKPRDLPIEGRNLSGVHFAIDFLSANTKSLLDSGLSDNAYISAKDKNVVVIGGGDTGTDCVATSIRHGCKSVVQLEIMPKPSLERTANNPWPEWPKTYKLDYGQEEAAALYGDEPRQYCVTTKKMVGDDAVTALDTVSIEWVKDDSGRMTMKEIPGTEKVLDADLVLLAMGFLGPDDQLVDQLELERDGRSNIVSDASYQTSREKYFTAGDMHRGQSLVVWAIHEGREAARSVHAFLTK
- the gltB gene encoding glutamate synthase large subunit produces the protein MKNTGIPPKQGLYNPDYEHDACGIGAIVHIKGKKSNSIVKQGLQTLTNLQHRGGRGAETNTGDGAGILIQIPHDFLKRVSVEEGFILPQSGDYGLGMLYLPTDEAKRAQAEAMLSEIIKAEGQRLIGFRDVPTNPEGLGNTALESMPFIRQVFIGKNPEIKDTLAFERKLYTIRKQMEKQAKKSDLYFYAASFSSRTVVYKGMLTEDQVGLFYKDLQEEDVTTAIAMVHSRFSTNTFPSWERAHPNRYMIHNGEINTLRGNVNWMYARQSLLQSELFDNELEKTFPVLDVDGSDSAVFDNCFEFLSLTGRSLAHSAMMMIPEPWSKHESMSPKKRAFYAYHSALMEPWDGPAAVAFTDGVRLGAVLDRNGLRPSRYYVTKDDLVILASEVGVIDIAPEDVVLKERLKPGRMLMIDTEKGQIINDEDLKNEVASEQPYQEWIAANLRKLSDFPETDSCADAELESLLCRQKAFGYNHEELMDIILPMARDGVDPLGAMGNDVPLAVLSDKPQLLFNYFKQLFAQVTNPPIDAIREELITGSEVYLGGEGNLINPVPESCRQIQLDHPILDNCQLEKIRALDEEHFRSVTLKTLFPSGSGGDGLKKALNQLFDQADEAIKNGATIIILSDRATSKEELPIPSLLAVAALHHHLIRNRTRTQVSLIVESGEPREVHHFALLIGYGASAINPYLVFETVEDMVKTGILPGISFEKAEKTYMKASVKGVIKVLSKMGISTILSYQGAQIFEAIGIHEEVIEDYFTRTPSRIGGIGLDEIAKESQLRHDEAYNNPFTHNQPLDAGGNFQWRSDGEFHTYNPETIYTLQNACRNNDYALYKNYTSQIDEQTQKQCTLRGLMEFKDLSPISIDEVESVESICKRFKTGAMSYGSLSKEAHEALAIAMNRIGAKSNTGEGGEDLERLIPLANGDSKLSAIKQVASGRFGVTSQYLSTAKEIQIKMAQGAKPGEGGQLPGRKVYPWVAKTRYSTPGVGLISPPPHHDIYSIEDLAELIHDLKNANREAKINVKLVSEVGVGTIAAGVAKARADVILISGYDGGTGASPRTSIRHAGLPWELGLAETHQTLVLNNLRSRVKVETDGKLLTGKDLAVATLLGAEEYGFATAPLVILGCVMMRVCHLDTCPVGVATQNPELRKRFTGDPGHIVNFMYFIAQELREIMAELGFKTIDEMVGRSDKLQMRAAIDHWKAKGLDFSNILYQPKVSKNVGQYCQIEQDHRIDQSLDLTELLEQCKPAIEDQKPVKISAKIKNTNRVVGTVIGNEVTKKYGVDGLPEDTIKLKLKGSAGQSLGAFMPKGMTIQLEGDANDYSGKGLSGGKMIVYPPKNASFVAEENIIVGNVAFFGATQGEAFIRGAAGERFCVRNSGATAVVEAIGDHGCEYMTGGTVVVLGQTGRNFAAGMSGGIAYVLDEDGTFANHCNQDMVDLVKLTDPTEIGYLKSLIEKHLQYTKSDLAQKIIDNFDAYLPKFTKILPRDYNRMLKAMERVTAQGLTGDDALMAAFQDNINDLSRVSGN